In Pueribacillus theae, a single window of DNA contains:
- a CDS encoding MerR family transcriptional regulator — protein sequence MFRLISIKEVTKETGITVRTLRHYDHIGLLPPAAKTEGGHRLYGEVELQKLQEIQFLKTLGFSLKEIKDMLSNNDWDWAECLRNQLTFISQEKEKLAQIESTLRGLLNGLTMDGQIDLIKIQKLIQLYQKNKDKREIYRNQMFQEKETALLDLLPNVNSGDPDSLEWVSLLGQLKQHKDEGAGSIRIQRIIRRMYEKQEETFGNNNDAFLDKFWEIRKSPKKSQDAGFYPIEPEILKFLEEASEIYVSNRRDVHHQ from the coding sequence GTGTTCCGGTTGATATCCATTAAAGAAGTAACAAAAGAGACGGGCATTACTGTAAGAACGCTGCGCCATTATGATCATATTGGCTTGCTGCCCCCAGCCGCAAAGACAGAAGGCGGCCACAGATTATATGGAGAAGTCGAATTGCAAAAACTCCAAGAAATTCAATTTCTAAAAACTTTAGGCTTCAGCTTGAAAGAAATCAAAGACATGCTTTCTAACAACGATTGGGATTGGGCGGAATGTTTGCGAAATCAGTTGACCTTTATTTCACAAGAAAAAGAGAAATTGGCACAAATTGAATCAACGCTGCGCGGGCTGTTAAATGGACTTACAATGGATGGACAGATTGATTTGATTAAAATACAAAAGCTAATCCAGCTTTACCAAAAAAATAAAGATAAACGGGAAATTTACCGTAATCAAATGTTTCAGGAGAAGGAAACGGCGTTGTTGGACCTATTGCCAAATGTGAATAGTGGAGATCCCGATTCACTGGAATGGGTCTCCTTGCTTGGGCAATTGAAACAACATAAGGACGAAGGGGCAGGCTCTATCCGGATACAGCGTATTATAAGGCGCATGTATGAGAAACAAGAAGAAACCTTTGGAAATAACAATGATGCTTTCCTCGATAAATTTTGGGAAATTCGAAAATCGCCAAAAAAATCACAAGACGCAGGATTTTATCCAATCGAACCGGAAATATTGAAATTTCTTGAAGAAGCATCAGAAATCTATGTAAGCAATAGAAGGGATGTCCACCATCAATAA